The proteins below are encoded in one region of Bacteroides uniformis:
- a CDS encoding SusD/RagB family nutrient-binding outer membrane lipoprotein — translation MKNKCIIFLFCHSILLLAACTGGFENDNEIKGGFSDDKKEIDFQNLTAPFEPIQSGIYFNIGSVGLNWVWQMTQSLNHDMFSGYFMDPIPKFMKSNACYNLNSGWTNAAWQCTYGYVYTEVQKAEKNFYGNDNLKGYLGITEILKVELMHRIADTYGPLVYHQLGETPRVYGQQEAYTRFFADLDEGQQLIREYLDEGGDNNKFKEYDMLTNGKTLKEWLKFANSLRLRLAMRISNVDATLAKDQATKALNDNQGVLEGARETIAVMGKNYINPLCAVAGWGEVYMNASMESIVNGYEDPRGKKWYNTALLEGYQKQLLGIPIGLPMKDGDANIYSFCSSLNTSTIGEKTGAVLMSAAEVWLLRAEAALRGYTKENPRTCYEYGVSTSFTQWDCAGASEYLESDKTPADYKDVVSGGKVGKDMKALITISPKWEEDADIETKLEKIITQKWLACWPESYEAWAEQRRTGYPKLFKVQNNTGKVIDTDIMIRRLPFSTDAATADPAQYATLTEKLGGADNGATRLWWDTGKNSF, via the coding sequence ATGAAAAACAAGTGCATCATATTCCTTTTCTGCCATAGCATATTGCTGCTTGCAGCTTGCACCGGCGGTTTTGAGAACGACAACGAAATCAAGGGAGGTTTCTCGGACGACAAAAAGGAAATAGATTTCCAGAACCTAACTGCTCCATTCGAACCCATACAGTCGGGTATCTACTTCAATATAGGTTCTGTTGGCTTAAATTGGGTATGGCAGATGACACAATCCCTGAACCATGACATGTTCTCCGGCTACTTCATGGACCCTATTCCTAAATTCATGAAATCCAACGCCTGCTACAACCTGAACTCAGGCTGGACCAATGCCGCATGGCAATGTACTTACGGATATGTCTACACGGAGGTGCAGAAGGCAGAAAAGAACTTTTATGGCAATGACAACTTGAAAGGCTACCTCGGCATTACCGAAATTTTGAAAGTGGAACTGATGCACCGCATTGCCGATACATACGGTCCGCTGGTCTACCATCAACTGGGTGAGACACCCCGGGTTTACGGACAGCAAGAAGCCTATACACGCTTCTTTGCAGACCTGGACGAAGGGCAGCAATTGATAAGGGAATACCTGGACGAGGGCGGTGACAACAACAAATTCAAAGAGTATGATATGCTGACCAACGGCAAGACCTTGAAGGAGTGGTTAAAGTTTGCCAACTCACTACGTTTGCGCCTTGCCATGCGCATCTCCAATGTAGATGCAACACTTGCCAAAGACCAAGCAACCAAAGCACTGAATGACAATCAAGGTGTACTGGAAGGTGCAAGGGAAACCATCGCTGTAATGGGCAAGAACTATATCAATCCTTTGTGTGCCGTTGCCGGTTGGGGTGAAGTCTACATGAATGCCTCGATGGAATCCATTGTCAACGGTTATGAGGACCCGCGTGGCAAGAAATGGTATAACACCGCCCTTCTCGAAGGTTATCAAAAACAGTTGTTAGGCATTCCCATCGGGTTACCCATGAAAGACGGTGACGCCAACATTTACAGTTTTTGCTCTTCCCTCAACACAAGTACCATCGGCGAAAAGACCGGAGCCGTATTGATGAGTGCGGCAGAAGTCTGGCTGCTCAGGGCCGAAGCAGCCCTCCGTGGCTATACCAAAGAGAATCCCCGCACATGCTATGAATACGGGGTAAGTACTTCATTTACACAGTGGGACTGTGCTGGTGCCTCCGAATATCTGGAAAGCGACAAAACCCCTGCCGATTATAAAGATGTAGTCTCGGGCGGCAAGGTAGGCAAGGACATGAAAGCCTTGATTACCATATCCCCCAAATGGGAAGAAGATGCAGACATAGAGACGAAACTCGAAAAGATTATTACCCAGAAGTGGCTGGCATGCTGGCCCGAAAGTTATGAGGCATGGGCTGAGCAACGCCGTACCGGATACCCCAAACTTTTCAAGGTCCAAAACAACACCGGAAAAGTGATTGATACGGATATCATGATCCGCCGCCTTCCGTTCTCGACGGACGCTGCCACTGCCGACCCGGCACAATACGCCACCCTCACGGAAAAACTGGGTGGCGCAGATAACGGCGCCACCCGCCTTTGGTGGGATACGGGGAAAAACTCTTTCTAG
- a CDS encoding sodium-translocating pyrophosphatase, producing the protein MDQILFWLVPAASIMALCFAWYFHRQMMKESEGTPQMIKIAAAVRKGAMSYLRQQYKIVGWVFLGLVILFSIMAYGFGVQNSWVPIAFLTGGFFSGLSGFLGMKTATYASARTANAARTSLNAGLRVAFRSGAVMGLVVVGLGLLDISFWYLLLNAVIPEDVMTPTHKLCIITTTMLTFGMGASTQALFARVGGGIYTKAADVGADLVGKVEAGIPEDDPRNPATIADNVGDNVGDVAGMGADLYESYCGSILATAALGAAAFIHSGDTLMQFKAVIAPMLIAAVGILLSIIGIFSVRTKENAKMKDLLNSLAFGTNLSSILIVVATFFILWLLKLDNWLWISCSVIVGLIVGIIIGRSTEYYTSQSYRPTQKLSESGKTGPATVIISGIGLGMLSTAIPVIAVVIGIIASYLFASGFDFSNVGLGLYGIGIAAVGMLSTLGITLATDAYGPIADNAGGNAEMSGLGEEVRKRTDALDSLGNTTAATGKGFAIGSAALTGLALLASYVEEIRIGLTRLGTTELSLPHGDAVALQDATFFDFMHHYDVTLMNPKVLSGMFLGSMMAFLFCGLTMNAVGRAAAHMVDEVRRQFREIKGILTGETEPDYERCVAISTKGAQREMVIPSLIAIIAPIATGLIFGVPGVLGLLIGGLSSGFVLAIFMANAGGAWDNAKKYVEEGNFGGKGSEVHKATVVGDTVGDPFKDTSGPSLNILIKLMSMVAIVMAGLTVAWSLF; encoded by the coding sequence ATGGACCAAATCCTATTCTGGCTGGTTCCAGCCGCTTCTATTATGGCACTTTGTTTTGCCTGGTATTTCCATCGTCAGATGATGAAAGAGAGTGAGGGTACGCCTCAGATGATTAAGATTGCCGCTGCTGTGCGCAAAGGTGCTATGTCTTACCTTCGCCAACAATACAAGATTGTGGGCTGGGTATTTCTGGGGCTGGTTATCCTTTTCTCCATTATGGCATACGGTTTCGGAGTGCAGAACTCCTGGGTGCCGATTGCTTTCCTTACCGGAGGATTCTTTTCCGGACTTTCCGGCTTTTTGGGTATGAAGACGGCCACCTACGCATCGGCTCGCACTGCCAATGCGGCACGCACATCGCTGAATGCCGGACTACGCGTGGCTTTCCGTAGCGGTGCGGTGATGGGACTGGTAGTGGTTGGCCTTGGCTTGCTTGATATATCTTTCTGGTATCTGTTGCTGAATGCTGTAATTCCGGAAGATGTAATGACTCCCACCCATAAACTCTGCATCATTACCACTACCATGCTGACTTTCGGTATGGGCGCTTCCACGCAGGCATTGTTTGCACGCGTAGGTGGCGGTATCTATACAAAAGCTGCCGATGTAGGTGCCGACCTTGTGGGAAAGGTGGAAGCCGGTATTCCCGAAGACGACCCGCGTAATCCTGCCACGATTGCGGATAATGTAGGCGACAATGTAGGCGACGTGGCAGGTATGGGGGCTGATTTGTACGAAAGTTATTGCGGTTCTATCCTTGCTACGGCTGCCCTCGGTGCTGCGGCTTTTATCCACTCGGGTGATACGCTGATGCAGTTCAAGGCCGTAATCGCCCCGATGCTGATTGCAGCCGTCGGAATATTGCTTTCCATTATCGGTATCTTCTCCGTGCGTACCAAAGAGAATGCGAAGATGAAGGACTTGCTGAACTCACTGGCTTTCGGTACTAATCTCAGCTCTATTTTGATAGTTGTCGCCACTTTCTTTATCCTGTGGCTGCTGAAGTTGGACAACTGGCTGTGGATTTCCTGCTCCGTGATAGTGGGTTTGATAGTAGGTATCATCATCGGGCGGTCTACGGAGTACTATACTTCCCAATCCTACCGTCCTACCCAAAAGCTGAGTGAAAGCGGAAAGACCGGTCCGGCGACAGTCATAATTTCCGGTATAGGCTTGGGAATGCTTTCTACGGCTATTCCGGTGATTGCCGTGGTGATAGGTATCATTGCTTCTTATCTCTTTGCTTCGGGCTTCGACTTCTCTAATGTGGGTCTGGGGCTCTATGGTATTGGCATTGCCGCAGTAGGTATGCTTTCTACATTGGGCATCACGCTTGCTACAGATGCTTACGGACCGATAGCTGACAACGCGGGTGGCAATGCGGAAATGTCCGGTCTGGGTGAAGAGGTGCGTAAGCGTACCGATGCGCTTGACTCCTTGGGCAATACTACAGCCGCTACGGGCAAAGGCTTTGCCATCGGTTCCGCCGCTTTGACGGGATTGGCTTTGCTGGCCTCTTATGTCGAGGAAATCCGTATCGGGCTGACCCGCCTCGGGACTACCGAACTGTCGCTTCCTCATGGCGATGCCGTGGCTCTTCAAGATGCCACTTTCTTCGACTTTATGCATCACTACGATGTGACGCTGATGAATCCGAAAGTTCTTTCCGGTATGTTTCTGGGCTCGATGATGGCATTTCTTTTCTGTGGATTGACGATGAATGCGGTAGGGCGTGCAGCGGCCCATATGGTAGACGAAGTGCGCCGCCAGTTCCGCGAAATCAAGGGAATCCTTACGGGAGAAACGGAGCCTGATTATGAGCGTTGTGTGGCAATCTCGACGAAAGGGGCGCAACGCGAGATGGTGATTCCGTCACTGATAGCTATCATTGCTCCGATTGCGACGGGACTTATTTTCGGTGTTCCCGGTGTGCTCGGCCTGCTGATTGGCGGATTGAGCAGTGGTTTCGTGCTTGCCATCTTCATGGCAAATGCCGGTGGTGCATGGGATAATGCCAAAAAGTATGTGGAAGAAGGCAACTTTGGCGGCAAAGGCAGTGAAGTCCACAAGGCTACAGTCGTGGGTGACACCGTAGGAGACCCGTTCAAGGACACATCCGGTCCGAGCTTGAATATCCTAATCAAGCTGATGAGCATGGTAGCCATTGTGATGGCAGGGCTTACGGTTGCGTGGAGTCTGTTCTAG
- a CDS encoding SusC/RagA family TonB-linked outer membrane protein, translating into MKITLFLLLLVIFQVYSGNCYSQNARVSIQNARLRVGQVLEQIESQTEYLFVYNKQNVDVRRTVDINASNQTVSEVLDQMFKGTDIKYVMEGKNIVLTKNSRSAEDKTDTLQEMATVRGKVTDSKGEPIIGANILEKGTANGVITNTEGEFSMNIPPYATIVVSYISYEPQTIALNGRNNLHIRMEEKNLALEQVVVTAMGIQKKMSSLTYSTQQISSNELTRAKEPNMINTLAGKTAGVQINKTANLGGSAKVVIRGARSAFASGNNQPLYVIDGVPMLNSSTESTSTVIGGNYDGLNRDAGDGISNLNPDDIESINILKGSSAAALYGSQAANGVILITTKKGKAGLQRVTFSSNLTVSHAISTPEFQNTYGRNEDGGTASWGTKGNVTDYDNIGEFFSNGITTFNSLAITTGNEKVQTYFSYANTTAKGIVDNNKLQKNNLNLHETASLFNNKLKLDGIATLMTQTVKNSPATGGYYLNPLVSLYSFPRGVDMSTYRENFETWNADRNMMTQNWIEKNGDGTVSEWGQNPYWLKKRVLSGYKRYRAVASARANLHITDYFNLQVRGNVDYISDKFDNKMYATTAPNIAGKYEDKENGRYIWSDSQEIQVYGDAMVLFNKEFDDFSLNTALGASINMSKVNSLTIDSRLASLYKPNVFTVPNVVMDSKAAVNQSIDSKRTLQSVFATMQWGWKGLLYLDITARNDWSSTLAHTDSKNTGFFYPSIGATWILNKTCSLPKWISFAKVRASWAEVGNDLPIGITNPVDIIMVGGSINVNTVEQRGDLKPEISSSIEFGTEWRFFHHRFGIDFTWYQTNTKNQLLRMDNPTGSTYKYRYVNAGKIRNQGFELTVDATPLLYRNFSWKSLINMSANKNKVVTLHPDYPEFSYYEEGFNAGYQMRVKEGGSLGDIYGNAFRRNEDGSIMVDETSKRPLGNTGNKDLLGNANPDFTMGWSNTLTYKDLELYFLIDFRFGGEVMSLTQSELDANGVTKVTEDARARGYVEYQGQKFNDPRAFYSAVGGRNAISEYYMYDATCIRLREVSLSYSFPKTILENSRFIKGIDVSLAARNLCFLKKEAPFDPDAVMSVGNNNQGVDVFGMPTTRNIGFNLRLTF; encoded by the coding sequence ATGAAAATCACATTATTCCTTCTCCTGCTTGTTATATTTCAGGTGTACAGCGGGAACTGCTACTCTCAGAATGCCAGGGTCAGCATTCAAAATGCCCGGCTGAGGGTAGGGCAAGTTCTCGAGCAAATTGAATCGCAAACAGAATACTTATTTGTATATAACAAACAGAACGTCGATGTACGCCGTACCGTCGACATCAATGCAAGCAACCAAACTGTTTCCGAAGTACTTGACCAAATGTTCAAAGGGACAGACATCAAGTATGTGATGGAAGGCAAAAACATCGTTTTAACCAAAAACAGCAGGAGTGCTGAGGATAAGACAGACACTCTGCAGGAAATGGCTACTGTAAGAGGAAAGGTGACGGACTCCAAAGGCGAACCGATTATCGGTGCCAACATTCTTGAAAAAGGGACCGCCAATGGTGTTATCACCAATACCGAAGGAGAATTTAGTATGAATATCCCTCCTTATGCCACTATTGTCGTATCCTACATCAGTTATGAGCCGCAAACCATTGCCCTGAACGGTAGAAATAATCTCCACATCCGGATGGAAGAAAAGAACCTCGCCCTGGAGCAAGTAGTGGTAACCGCCATGGGTATCCAGAAGAAAATGTCCTCATTGACCTATTCTACCCAACAGATAAGCAGCAATGAGCTGACCCGTGCCAAAGAGCCGAACATGATTAATACACTGGCAGGAAAGACGGCCGGAGTACAAATCAATAAAACCGCCAATTTAGGAGGTTCTGCCAAAGTCGTCATTCGCGGTGCACGCTCTGCATTTGCCAGCGGCAACAACCAGCCCTTGTACGTAATTGACGGTGTTCCTATGCTGAACAGCTCAACAGAATCCACCTCCACCGTAATCGGCGGTAACTACGATGGATTGAACCGTGATGCCGGTGACGGGATTTCCAACCTGAATCCGGACGACATAGAAAGCATCAACATCCTGAAAGGTTCTTCTGCCGCCGCGCTTTATGGTTCGCAGGCAGCTAATGGCGTCATTCTGATCACCACTAAAAAGGGAAAGGCCGGACTGCAGCGCGTTACATTCTCCTCCAACCTGACCGTAAGTCACGCCATCAGTACCCCCGAATTCCAAAATACATACGGCCGGAACGAAGATGGCGGTACGGCAAGCTGGGGTACAAAAGGCAATGTAACGGACTATGACAACATAGGCGAATTCTTCAGCAATGGCATCACCACTTTCAATTCGCTGGCCATCACTACCGGAAATGAAAAGGTACAAACTTATTTCTCATACGCCAACACCACGGCTAAAGGAATTGTGGACAATAACAAACTACAGAAGAATAACCTGAACCTACACGAAACGGCCAGCCTCTTCAACAACAAGCTGAAACTGGACGGCATTGCAACACTAATGACCCAAACCGTCAAGAACTCCCCTGCTACCGGCGGCTATTATCTGAATCCGCTGGTCAGCTTGTACAGTTTCCCACGTGGCGTAGACATGAGCACTTACAGAGAAAACTTTGAAACGTGGAATGCCGACCGCAATATGATGACACAAAACTGGATTGAAAAGAATGGAGATGGTACCGTCAGTGAATGGGGACAGAATCCCTACTGGCTGAAAAAACGCGTGCTCAGTGGCTACAAGCGTTATCGCGCTGTGGCATCGGCCAGAGCCAATCTGCACATTACGGACTACTTCAACCTGCAGGTACGGGGTAATGTGGATTATATCAGTGATAAATTCGACAATAAGATGTATGCCACTACAGCTCCCAACATCGCCGGCAAATACGAGGACAAGGAAAACGGACGTTACATCTGGTCGGACAGCCAGGAAATCCAAGTCTACGGTGACGCAATGGTCTTGTTCAACAAGGAATTTGATGACTTTTCCCTCAATACGGCACTGGGAGCCAGCATCAACATGAGTAAAGTCAATTCACTGACAATAGACTCAAGGCTTGCTTCCCTCTACAAACCGAATGTATTTACCGTCCCCAATGTAGTGATGGACTCCAAAGCAGCCGTAAATCAGAGCATCGACAGCAAACGCACGCTCCAATCAGTATTTGCCACCATGCAGTGGGGCTGGAAAGGACTACTATACTTGGACATTACCGCACGTAACGACTGGTCATCCACATTAGCCCACACAGACAGCAAGAATACCGGATTCTTCTATCCCTCCATAGGAGCTACCTGGATTCTTAACAAAACCTGCTCCCTGCCCAAATGGATAAGTTTTGCAAAAGTGCGCGCTTCATGGGCGGAAGTCGGTAATGACCTCCCGATAGGAATCACCAATCCGGTAGACATCATCATGGTAGGCGGCAGTATCAATGTAAATACCGTAGAACAGCGCGGTGACCTAAAACCGGAAATCAGCAGCTCCATCGAATTCGGTACAGAATGGCGCTTCTTCCATCACCGCTTCGGGATAGACTTCACTTGGTATCAGACCAATACCAAGAACCAGTTGTTGAGAATGGACAATCCTACGGGCTCCACCTATAAATACCGGTATGTCAATGCCGGAAAAATACGTAACCAGGGTTTTGAGCTGACGGTAGACGCCACTCCGCTACTATACAGAAACTTTTCGTGGAAGAGTCTCATCAACATGTCCGCCAACAAGAACAAAGTAGTGACCCTGCATCCTGACTATCCGGAATTTTCCTACTACGAAGAAGGTTTCAACGCAGGCTATCAGATGCGTGTCAAAGAAGGAGGCAGCCTGGGGGATATTTATGGAAATGCTTTCCGCCGTAACGAGGATGGCAGCATCATGGTTGATGAAACCAGCAAAAGGCCTTTGGGAAATACCGGAAACAAGGATTTGCTTGGGAATGCCAATCCTGACTTCACGATGGGATGGAGCAACACACTTACCTACAAGGACCTGGAGCTCTATTTCCTGATAGATTTCCGCTTTGGCGGCGAAGTCATGTCACTGACACAGTCTGAGTTGGATGCCAACGGCGTGACCAAAGTCACCGAAGATGCCCGCGCCCGAGGATATGTAGAATACCAGGGACAGAAGTTCAACGACCCGAGAGCATTCTACAGCGCAGTAGGCGGCAGAAATGCCATCTCCGAATATTATATGTACGACGCAACCTGCATCAGACTCCGTGAAGTATCACTGAGCTATTCTTTCCCGAAAACGATACTGGAAAACAGTAGATTCATAAAGGGAATCGACGTATCATTGGCAGCGCGCAACTTGTGTTTCTTAAAGAAGGAAGCACCGTTCGACCCCGATGCAGTAATGTCCGTAGGCAACAACAATCAAGGAGTAGACGTGTTTGGCATGCCTACTACCCGGAATATCGGCTTTAACCTAAGATTAACCTTTTAA
- a CDS encoding LruC domain-containing protein produces the protein MKKKRNPSKHVFILANKTTSSTLFYLFFVFNEKNRAHIDIYYNFYNTFATSKQAKNKGIMKPIYSNLTCKMLALTLCSIMLAFLSIGCEHDVYNPDNGKDDEKTPNSFDFSTTSSIQVNVKYDVPEGYKVLFEIYLEDPFTIDKDGQIIKRTDLEPVIRRMTDGNGAYSGKEIINSDHGDEAYIYTSYIGVPTLFKTVIAGDAITADIKWDSTDDNPQTRAEGWQAPKGYHVLGTWSSKGYPHYLDTDNKITIPGDVLTIINTTLKEGGTCPKQYRQAIDFEINDPEGRNAEVSIRIIGGTSGAASAFGYYCYRADASLSEIKKAPKCIVFPNTLMDNYYNKKASGLQGGESVKLHYIDPDGVDQGTVFPNGVKIGWFLLNDSFYGGNNKPFYSTTKLNGDGRTHTAAFRIDDFVVLSFEDWTDQDYNDIQFNVWSNPIEAIINPDIPDIKPDGGNEDKKYSLEYKGIIAFEDNWPRKGDYDLNDVIVKYQSVLNFNDANQALSTEDTYELLWSGATFKNGFAYQLNTERSNMSTEILEAPTSFNGQGLDTDLSKATVNVFLSALDVTERNTKTATYKIKNTFKTPLSHETLGIPPYNPFIMVHDELKESRIEVHLVNYPPTEKADMALFHTEEDLSSVPTSYYVANGNYPFAIHLSGATNFNTPETQPIDKSFEHFMDWVNSNGTDYKDWYK, from the coding sequence ATGAAAAAGAAAAGAAATCCAAGCAAGCATGTATTTATACTGGCGAATAAAACAACAAGCAGTACCCTTTTTTACCTATTTTTTGTATTTAATGAGAAGAATAGAGCACATATAGATATATATTACAACTTTTATAATACCTTTGCAACAAGTAAACAAGCTAAAAACAAAGGCATTATGAAACCAATCTATTCTAACCTGACATGCAAGATGCTGGCTTTGACATTATGCAGCATTATGCTGGCATTCCTATCCATAGGATGCGAACATGACGTCTACAATCCCGATAATGGAAAAGACGATGAGAAGACTCCCAACTCTTTTGATTTTTCTACGACATCTTCCATCCAAGTAAACGTAAAGTATGATGTCCCCGAAGGCTATAAAGTACTTTTTGAAATCTATCTTGAAGACCCGTTCACGATTGACAAAGATGGCCAGATTATAAAACGCACAGACCTGGAACCGGTCATCAGACGCATGACAGACGGTAACGGTGCATATAGCGGCAAGGAAATCATCAATTCGGACCATGGGGACGAAGCATATATCTATACTTCTTATATAGGGGTCCCCACCCTCTTCAAAACAGTTATTGCAGGAGATGCCATTACTGCCGACATCAAATGGGATTCCACCGATGATAATCCGCAAACACGGGCGGAGGGATGGCAGGCACCCAAAGGATACCATGTATTAGGAACATGGAGCTCCAAAGGATATCCTCATTATTTAGACACAGACAACAAAATCACAATTCCCGGTGATGTATTGACAATCATCAATACGACCTTGAAGGAAGGAGGCACATGCCCTAAGCAATACCGACAAGCCATAGATTTTGAAATCAATGATCCGGAAGGGCGCAATGCGGAAGTATCCATCCGGATAATTGGAGGAACCAGCGGTGCAGCGAGCGCCTTTGGCTATTATTGCTATAGGGCAGACGCATCTTTAAGTGAAATTAAAAAAGCCCCCAAATGCATTGTTTTTCCAAACACTCTGATGGATAATTATTATAATAAAAAGGCTTCCGGACTACAAGGCGGTGAAAGTGTAAAGCTTCATTACATAGACCCCGACGGAGTGGACCAAGGCACCGTATTTCCCAATGGAGTAAAAATCGGATGGTTCCTATTGAATGACAGCTTCTATGGCGGAAACAATAAGCCTTTCTACTCTACTACAAAGCTGAATGGGGACGGCCGTACACATACAGCCGCATTCCGCATCGATGATTTTGTCGTATTGTCCTTTGAAGATTGGACAGACCAAGACTATAATGATATACAATTCAACGTATGGTCCAACCCCATCGAAGCCATCATCAATCCGGATATTCCTGATATCAAACCTGACGGTGGCAACGAGGATAAGAAATACAGTCTGGAATACAAAGGAATCATCGCTTTCGAAGATAATTGGCCCAGAAAGGGTGACTATGACTTGAATGATGTTATTGTAAAATACCAGTCCGTATTGAACTTCAATGATGCCAATCAGGCCCTTTCTACAGAAGACACCTATGAGTTGCTTTGGTCCGGTGCCACTTTCAAAAATGGTTTCGCTTACCAACTGAATACAGAACGCAGCAATATGTCAACTGAAATATTGGAAGCCCCCACAAGTTTCAACGGACAAGGACTGGATACAGACCTTTCCAAAGCTACCGTCAATGTATTTCTAAGTGCGCTCGATGTAACAGAGAGAAATACAAAAACCGCTACATATAAGATAAAGAACACCTTCAAGACTCCACTATCACACGAAACGCTTGGAATTCCCCCTTATAATCCATTCATCATGGTACATGACGAATTGAAAGAATCACGCATCGAAGTGCATTTGGTCAACTATCCTCCTACTGAAAAGGCAGACATGGCTCTATTCCATACCGAAGAGGATTTGTCCTCTGTACCGACAAGCTATTATGTAGCCAATGGCAACTATCCTTTTGCCATTCATCTAAGTGGAGCCACAAACTTCAATACTCCTGAAACCCAGCCGATAGACAAGAGCTTTGAACATTTTATGGATTGGGTCAATTCCAATGGAACAGATTATAAGGATTGGTACAAATAA
- a CDS encoding FecR family protein, producing the protein MNQELLYKYFKGITSVEEEKMILDWIDASDENRDIFLKERMIYDISLFSDKQGNNEKKTVHIMPMLRWAARIAAVTIVAIAGYFITSDFLYNKEVQLQTVTVPAGQRAQIILADGTRVWLNSKSTMKYAANFGRNERNVELDGEAYFEVAKNKNIPFYVHTETNKVKVVGTSFNVCAYSGSHEFGTTLVEGIVDIYPANSSQIITRLQKDEVFLNENGKCRKAVLPSYEYLRWKEGLYCFDDAPFSGILGRLEKYYNVKITVASPQLLNYGSFTGKFREQDGIEHILRTISKDHPFKFRINEEKDSIVIYE; encoded by the coding sequence ATGAACCAAGAGCTATTATATAAATATTTCAAAGGTATTACTTCCGTTGAAGAAGAAAAGATGATACTCGACTGGATAGACGCCTCGGATGAAAACCGGGACATCTTCCTGAAAGAGCGCATGATATACGACATTTCCTTGTTCTCGGACAAGCAGGGAAACAATGAAAAGAAAACGGTGCACATCATGCCGATGCTCCGCTGGGCGGCCCGTATAGCCGCCGTCACCATTGTCGCCATTGCCGGTTATTTCATCACCTCCGACTTTTTATATAACAAGGAGGTGCAGTTGCAAACAGTCACTGTGCCTGCCGGACAACGGGCCCAAATTATCCTTGCCGATGGAACACGCGTATGGCTGAACTCCAAGTCCACCATGAAATATGCCGCCAACTTCGGACGCAACGAACGAAATGTGGAATTGGACGGAGAGGCCTACTTTGAAGTAGCCAAAAACAAGAATATCCCATTCTATGTACATACAGAAACGAACAAGGTAAAAGTTGTAGGAACGAGTTTCAACGTCTGTGCCTACAGTGGGAGCCATGAGTTCGGAACCACATTGGTGGAAGGTATCGTCGATATCTATCCGGCCAACAGCAGCCAGATAATCACCAGGTTGCAGAAAGACGAGGTATTTCTCAATGAAAACGGAAAATGTAGAAAGGCCGTCCTTCCTTCCTATGAATATCTACGCTGGAAAGAGGGACTATACTGTTTTGACGACGCTCCATTCAGCGGTATCCTCGGTAGACTGGAGAAATACTATAATGTAAAGATAACCGTTGCCAGTCCTCAACTGCTGAACTACGGCAGCTTTACCGGCAAGTTCAGAGAGCAGGACGGCATCGAACATATACTGCGGACCATCTCGAAAGACCATCCTTTCAAGTTCCGCATCAACGAAGAAAAGGATTCAATTGTTATATATGAGTAA
- a CDS encoding RNA polymerase sigma-70 factor → MSGLRSLHTMNLFSRFFQENQEKFLAFAYSYLRDKAEAEDVVMESMIALWENRDRWEENSNLHALLLTIIKNKALHVLEHKQVRLRAEETISSHNLRELDLRISTLKACEPDQIFNTEIQHIVNKTLQEMPEQSRKIFMLSRYQNLANKQIADSLDISLKTVEAHITKVLRILRLRLKDYLVTILIILIS, encoded by the coding sequence ATGTCCGGTTTAAGGAGCCTACATACTATGAATCTTTTCTCACGCTTTTTCCAGGAAAACCAAGAAAAGTTTTTGGCTTTTGCTTATTCTTATCTCAGGGATAAAGCAGAAGCGGAAGACGTTGTGATGGAATCCATGATTGCCTTATGGGAAAACCGAGACCGCTGGGAAGAAAACAGTAACCTGCATGCCCTGCTGCTGACCATCATAAAGAACAAAGCCCTGCACGTACTCGAGCACAAGCAGGTGCGTCTGCGAGCGGAAGAAACCATCAGCAGCCACAACCTGCGCGAACTGGACTTACGCATCTCCACCTTGAAAGCCTGCGAACCGGACCAGATATTCAACACGGAAATACAGCATATCGTAAATAAGACCTTACAGGAAATGCCCGAGCAAAGCCGGAAGATATTCATGTTGAGCCGATACCAGAACCTGGCAAACAAGCAGATTGCCGATAGTCTGGACATATCACTTAAAACCGTAGAGGCACACATCACCAAAGTGCTGCGGATTCTCCGGCTGAGACTGAAAGATTATCTTGTTACCATACTCATAATATTAATATCCTAA